The Deinococcus wulumuqiensis R12 genome has a window encoding:
- a CDS encoding DegV family protein gives MSIAIVTDSTSDLTPEHLASLGVTSVPLYVLLGGQLYQDGVQLGARQLVEQVRAGNAMPSTSQPSPAEFAQAYARALEQADEVLSLHLSGQLSGTVGSARLAAQDFGDRVTVVDSRTVTLGLGLQVVRATELVQAGQSAAQVVQTLERVSSQADLRFTVDTLDFLRLNGRIGGASALLGGLLNIKPLLVVRGGRVEAGGRVRGQKKALADLVEHVRRYVSEHGGARVAFLATVGGEEDRAAVRAELSGLDWGGQVRDMGDHEIGAVVTAHAGPGAVGVALEPLSA, from the coding sequence ATGTCAATTGCCATCGTCACGGATTCCACGAGTGACCTGACACCGGAACACCTCGCCTCTCTGGGGGTCACGAGTGTTCCGCTTTACGTGCTGCTCGGCGGTCAGCTCTATCAGGACGGGGTGCAGCTCGGCGCCCGGCAACTGGTGGAGCAGGTTCGGGCGGGCAACGCGATGCCCAGCACGTCGCAGCCGAGTCCTGCCGAGTTCGCTCAGGCCTATGCCCGCGCTCTGGAACAGGCCGACGAGGTGCTCAGCCTGCACCTGAGCGGGCAGCTTTCGGGCACCGTGGGCAGCGCCCGGCTGGCGGCGCAGGACTTCGGGGACCGGGTGACGGTGGTGGACAGCCGCACCGTGACGCTGGGGCTGGGACTTCAGGTGGTGCGGGCCACCGAACTGGTGCAGGCAGGCCAGAGCGCGGCGCAGGTCGTGCAGACCCTGGAGCGCGTCTCCTCGCAGGCCGACCTGCGCTTCACGGTCGATACCCTGGATTTCCTGCGGCTCAATGGCCGGATCGGGGGCGCGTCCGCGCTGCTCGGCGGGCTGCTCAACATCAAGCCGCTGCTGGTCGTGCGCGGGGGCCGGGTCGAAGCCGGGGGCCGGGTGCGCGGGCAGAAAAAGGCGCTGGCCGATCTGGTCGAGCATGTTCGCCGCTACGTGTCCGAGCACGGGGGAGCGCGGGTGGCGTTTCTGGCGACGGTGGGCGGGGAAGAGGACCGCGCCGCCGTGCGGGCCGAGCTGAGCGGGCTGGACTGGGGCGGGCAGGTGCGTGACATGGGCGACCACGAAATCGGCGCGGTGGTCACGGCCCACGCGGGGCCGGGCGCCGTCGGGGTGGCCCTCGAACCCCTGAGCGCCTGA
- a CDS encoding serine hydrolase → MRGTIRLTLALLLLGGAINACRSRESQDPAPSPQAVDRTANSSHVRAGVPTEPARPATPAPASDVPATAPDVPPTPSDCLPPAPAVAPAPPPPQALSGRLGLWVAEVDPRTLEPRRAVASNPDDVFPLASTYKQAVLWALLREFDAGRVSPNERFDVTVQNQSLGDYPYDDSNVRELSQRMIQFSDNTATDILHRRAGLRQVQDVADRLHLCRTRLILPTKAWWVAETGLSPAFNGARDWDTATGTQRLQLARQIDADAQKQRYDQLQRQLDDYFDHRYDPADDLKVHNVSTPYEFATLVTHEFLRPGLSPRAQKWQREVMATGFGRSALKAQHAGNINYFGGKGGNGWKLLTYSGYFQTRDGRRVVYAFMQHGADETYTMPNTRRAFAWINAAVDEVLGKQRPQGAPTSPLPTATPAERAKADAVEGAQQRP, encoded by the coding sequence GTGCGCGGCACCATTCGCCTGACTCTGGCGCTGCTGCTGCTGGGCGGCGCCATCAACGCCTGCCGCAGCCGCGAAAGCCAGGACCCGGCCCCCTCTCCGCAAGCGGTGGACCGGACGGCGAACTCGTCCCACGTCCGGGCGGGTGTGCCGACGGAACCTGCTCGCCCCGCGACCCCGGCGCCTGCTTCTGATGTCCCGGCGACCGCCCCTGACGTGCCCCCCACCCCTTCCGACTGCCTGCCCCCGGCCCCGGCGGTGGCCCCGGCGCCGCCTCCGCCCCAGGCCCTCAGCGGGCGACTGGGGCTGTGGGTGGCCGAGGTGGACCCCCGCACCCTGGAGCCGCGCCGGGCCGTGGCCTCCAACCCCGACGACGTGTTTCCACTGGCGAGCACCTACAAACAGGCCGTGCTGTGGGCGTTGCTGCGCGAGTTCGACGCGGGCCGGGTGTCGCCGAACGAGCGGTTCGACGTGACGGTGCAAAACCAGAGCCTGGGCGATTATCCCTATGACGACAGCAATGTGCGCGAACTCTCGCAGCGCATGATTCAGTTCAGTGACAACACCGCCACCGACATCCTGCACCGCCGCGCCGGGTTGCGGCAGGTGCAGGACGTGGCCGACCGCCTGCATCTGTGCCGCACCCGCCTGATTCTGCCGACCAAGGCGTGGTGGGTGGCCGAGACGGGGCTGTCGCCTGCTTTCAACGGCGCCCGCGACTGGGACACGGCCACCGGAACGCAGCGCCTGCAACTCGCCCGGCAGATCGATGCCGACGCCCAGAAACAGCGTTATGACCAGCTTCAGCGGCAGCTCGACGACTATTTCGACCACCGCTACGACCCGGCCGACGACCTGAAGGTGCACAACGTCAGCACCCCCTACGAGTTCGCCACCCTGGTCACGCACGAGTTTCTGCGCCCTGGGCTCTCACCCCGTGCCCAGAAGTGGCAGCGCGAGGTCATGGCGACGGGCTTCGGACGTTCGGCGCTGAAGGCGCAGCACGCGGGCAACATCAATTATTTCGGCGGCAAGGGGGGCAACGGCTGGAAACTGCTGACCTACAGCGGCTACTTCCAGACCAGGGACGGGCGCCGGGTGGTCTACGCGTTCATGCAGCATGGTGCCGATGAAACCTACACCATGCCCAACACTCGCCGGGCCTTCGCCTGGATCAATGCGGCTGTGGACGAGGTGCTGGGCAAGCAGCGGCCTCAGGGCGCCCCAACCTCGCCCCTGCCCACGGCCACCCCCGCCGAGCGGGCCAAGGCCGACGCGGTCGAGGGAGCGCAGCAGCGGCCCTGA
- the trxB gene encoding thioredoxin-disulfide reductase has translation MTAPTSHDYDVVIIGGGPAGLTAAIYTGRAQLSTLILEKGMPGGQIAWSEEVENFPGFPEPIPGMELAQRMHQQAEKFGAKVEMEEVQSVQHDAGAHPYPFTVRGYNGEYRAKAVILATGAEPRKLGIPGEENFWGKGVSTCATCDGFFYRGKKVVVVGGGDAAVEEGLFLTKFADEVTVIHRRDTLRANKVAQARAFANPKMKFIWDTAVEEIQGGDSVSGVKLRHLKTGEVSELATDGVFIFIGHVPNTGFVKDLVKLRDDGYVDVRDDIYTNIPMLFAAGDVSDYVYRQLATSVGAGTRAAMTVERQLAALEVEGEEGGAQTAAD, from the coding sequence ATGACAGCACCTACTTCTCACGACTATGACGTGGTGATTATCGGCGGTGGCCCGGCGGGACTCACGGCGGCGATTTACACCGGGCGGGCGCAACTCAGCACCCTGATTCTGGAAAAGGGCATGCCCGGCGGCCAGATCGCCTGGAGCGAGGAGGTCGAGAACTTCCCCGGCTTTCCCGAACCGATTCCCGGGATGGAACTCGCCCAGCGGATGCACCAGCAGGCCGAAAAATTCGGTGCCAAGGTCGAAATGGAAGAGGTGCAGAGCGTGCAGCACGACGCGGGCGCCCACCCCTACCCGTTCACCGTCCGGGGCTACAACGGCGAGTACCGCGCCAAGGCGGTGATTCTGGCGACCGGCGCCGAACCGCGCAAACTCGGTATTCCTGGGGAGGAAAACTTCTGGGGCAAAGGCGTGAGCACCTGCGCCACCTGCGACGGGTTCTTTTACCGGGGCAAGAAGGTTGTGGTGGTCGGCGGGGGCGACGCCGCCGTGGAAGAAGGGCTGTTCCTGACCAAGTTCGCCGATGAGGTCACGGTCATTCACCGCCGCGACACCCTGCGCGCCAACAAGGTGGCCCAGGCCCGCGCCTTCGCCAACCCCAAGATGAAGTTCATCTGGGACACGGCGGTGGAGGAAATCCAAGGCGGCGACAGCGTCAGTGGCGTGAAGCTGCGCCACCTCAAGACCGGCGAGGTCAGCGAACTGGCGACCGACGGGGTGTTCATCTTCATCGGGCATGTGCCGAACACGGGATTCGTCAAGGACCTCGTGAAGCTGCGCGACGACGGCTACGTGGACGTGCGCGACGATATCTACACCAACATTCCCATGCTGTTTGCCGCCGGAGACGTGAGCGATTACGTGTACCGCCAGCTCGCCACCAGCGTCGGTGCCGGCACCCGCGCCGCCATGACGGTGGAGCGTCAGCTCGCCGCGCTGGAAGTGGAAGGCGAGGAAGGTGGGGCACAGACGGCGGCTGATTGA
- a CDS encoding thymidine kinase has product MLRSPYSGGHLEVVVGPMFSGKSEELIRRLTRALIARQRVAVFKPAIDNRYHASEVASHAGRTLEAVAVPDARAIRAHLSGQGELLSATPEGVDVVGIDEAQFFGPELVPLALDLADAGVRVVLAGLDLDFRAEPFGCMPELLARAESVDKLTAICTVCGAPATRTQRLIGGQPARFDDPVVLVGAKESYEARCRVHHIVDRTERRGEMRRGEI; this is encoded by the coding sequence GTGTTGCGTTCTCCCTATTCCGGTGGTCACCTTGAGGTGGTGGTCGGCCCCATGTTCAGCGGCAAAAGCGAGGAGCTGATTCGCCGCCTGACCCGTGCGCTGATTGCCCGGCAACGGGTCGCCGTGTTCAAGCCCGCCATCGACAACCGCTATCACGCCAGCGAGGTCGCCAGCCACGCCGGGCGCACCCTCGAAGCGGTGGCGGTGCCCGACGCCCGGGCCATCCGCGCCCACCTGTCCGGCCAGGGTGAACTGCTGAGCGCCACCCCCGAGGGCGTGGACGTGGTCGGCATCGACGAGGCGCAGTTTTTCGGTCCCGAACTGGTGCCGCTGGCCCTCGACCTTGCCGATGCGGGCGTGCGGGTCGTTCTCGCCGGGCTTGACCTCGATTTCCGCGCCGAGCCGTTCGGGTGTATGCCGGAGCTGCTCGCCCGCGCCGAGAGTGTGGACAAGCTGACCGCTATCTGTACGGTCTGCGGCGCCCCCGCCACCCGCACCCAGCGATTGATCGGCGGCCAGCCCGCCCGCTTCGACGACCCGGTGGTGCTGGTCGGTGCAAAGGAGAGCTACGAGGCCCGGTGCCGGGTCCACCACATCGTGGACCGGACAGAGCGCAGGGGAGAAATGCGCAGAGGAGAAATCTAG
- a CDS encoding PhoH family protein produces the protein MTDFQTGTPSAPTSAGTAPAATATVTLTDQREAYALLGANDANLRRMRELTRAKLIARGETVTITGDAADVEGAERMVRDALDVVRSGGELTPESLLRSARLSSEGRSLAQETQVSGLSLPRGLKPKTPGQKVYLDLINESDITFGVGPAGTGKTYMAVAMAVQALKAKKVKRIILTRPAVEAGEKLGFLPGDLQAKIDPYLRPLYDSLQDMLDQEKFESYLTSGVIEIAPLAFMRGRTLNDAFIILDEAQNTTGEQMKMFLTRMGFSSKVVVTGDVTQIDLPRHITSGLAVAKRVLSQIEGIGWHEFTEVDVVRHPLVGRIIKAYDAAEQAEEDRRAARRGELASIPEDERD, from the coding sequence TTGACGGATTTTCAAACTGGCACGCCTTCCGCCCCCACTTCTGCGGGCACCGCACCTGCCGCAACGGCGACGGTCACCCTGACCGACCAGCGCGAGGCCTACGCTCTGCTCGGCGCGAACGACGCCAACCTGCGCCGGATGCGCGAGCTGACCCGGGCCAAACTGATTGCGCGGGGCGAAACCGTGACCATCACGGGAGACGCGGCAGACGTGGAAGGCGCCGAGCGCATGGTGCGCGACGCCCTGGACGTGGTGCGCTCGGGCGGTGAACTCACCCCCGAGAGCCTGCTGCGCTCGGCGCGGCTGAGCAGCGAGGGCCGCAGCCTGGCCCAGGAAACCCAGGTCAGTGGCCTGAGCCTGCCGCGCGGCCTCAAGCCCAAGACACCGGGGCAGAAGGTCTACCTCGACCTGATCAACGAGTCCGACATCACCTTCGGCGTCGGCCCCGCCGGGACCGGCAAGACCTACATGGCGGTGGCGATGGCGGTGCAGGCGCTCAAGGCCAAGAAGGTCAAGCGCATCATCCTGACCCGTCCGGCGGTCGAGGCGGGCGAGAAGCTGGGGTTTTTGCCCGGCGACCTTCAGGCCAAGATCGACCCGTATCTGCGGCCCCTGTACGACTCGCTGCAGGACATGCTCGACCAGGAAAAGTTCGAGTCGTACCTCACGAGCGGGGTCATCGAGATTGCGCCGCTGGCGTTCATGCGCGGGCGCACGCTCAACGACGCTTTCATCATCCTCGACGAGGCGCAGAACACCACCGGCGAGCAGATGAAGATGTTCCTGACCCGCATGGGCTTTTCCTCCAAGGTCGTCGTGACCGGCGACGTGACGCAGATTGACCTGCCGCGCCACATCACGTCCGGTCTCGCCGTCGCCAAGCGCGTGCTGAGCCAGATTGAGGGCATCGGCTGGCACGAGTTCACCGAGGTGGACGTGGTGCGTCATCCCCTCGTCGGGCGCATCATCAAAGCCTACGACGCCGCCGAGCAGGCCGAGGAAGACCGCCGCGCCGCCCGCCGGGGCGAACTGGCGAGCATCCCGGAAGACGAGCGCGACTGA
- a CDS encoding HD domain-containing protein, which yields MLRLSFPDRLRRKLGGYMGKVRRLSRSLRADAAHPDDRWAETLLNPGETRVYRSMDPRDREHACRVTRHLLRDHPQASPELLAAALLHDCGKSVRPYHVVERVLVGLIPHRLSILLPPAGAVGIRAAHPELGAELLAHAGARPRVAQLVARHHASVGDPEAALLHHYDELE from the coding sequence ATGTTGCGCCTTTCTTTTCCTGACCGGCTGCGGCGCAAGCTGGGGGGGTACATGGGCAAGGTCCGGCGGCTGTCGCGCAGTCTGCGGGCCGATGCCGCCCACCCCGATGACCGCTGGGCCGAGACGCTGCTCAACCCGGGAGAAACGCGGGTCTACCGGAGCATGGACCCGCGTGACCGTGAACACGCCTGCCGCGTGACCCGGCACCTGCTGCGTGACCACCCGCAGGCCAGCCCCGAACTGCTTGCCGCCGCCCTGCTGCACGACTGCGGCAAGAGCGTGCGGCCCTACCATGTGGTCGAGCGCGTGCTGGTCGGCCTGATTCCTCACCGCCTGAGCATTCTGCTTCCGCCTGCCGGGGCCGTGGGCATTCGCGCCGCGCATCCCGAACTGGGTGCCGAACTGCTTGCCCACGCGGGCGCCCGGCCCCGGGTCGCGCAGCTCGTGGCCCGCCACCACGCCTCGGTGGGGGACCCCGAAGCGGCGCTGCTGCACCACTACGACGAGCTGGAATAA
- a CDS encoding 30S ribosomal protein S1 gives MEDNTQTPAVNGGTQPATGDTGTQQAMSAQTEQAQTEVSQGEQARQQEQATKTQAQEEREYPEMTMEDILAAEAQEPQSVTRGDIVDGTVVFIGQEGIAVDIGAKVEGVIPLNQLGEEPVTLEQAQEMYKPGDAIEAYVVRVDLPNSQIVLSKKRAEQDKGWRVLERMQEADEAFEVEVLEKVRGGLVAQVEGIRAFLPASQVDTRRVNDLDPYVGKPLMVKLIELNRKRNRVIISHRAIMEAEKAKAREATVGQLEPGAQFEGEVVEITDFGVFVNLGGIDGLVHRSELTYGRFNHPRDVVKVGDKVQVQVIDVDEGRERINLSMKALTQDPWEGATERYSIGQRVKGKVTNLTNFGAFIELESGLEGLVHVSEMSWTKRVRHPNEVMKEGDEVEAVILRIDPKDRRISLGIRQTTDDPWSALPDRYPPGTPVKGKITGMTDFGVFMEIEEGIEGLIHISELDLNRVNNPADLFKKGDEIEAVILNIDPVEQRASLSRRRFLGGGPVPQRGEGGGQRDYVSQGGGSRRDSTFGGGAQRGGGRGGRGGADYAYNAKDAQQGGKISTKLGDVYADLFAQFGLGSDKKEEGKSEE, from the coding sequence ATGGAAGACAACACCCAGACCCCCGCTGTCAACGGCGGGACTCAGCCCGCGACGGGCGACACCGGCACCCAGCAAGCGATGAGCGCCCAGACCGAACAGGCCCAGACGGAAGTCAGCCAGGGCGAGCAGGCGCGTCAGCAGGAGCAGGCGACCAAGACCCAGGCTCAGGAAGAGCGCGAGTACCCCGAGATGACCATGGAGGACATCCTCGCCGCCGAGGCGCAGGAACCCCAGTCGGTCACCCGTGGCGACATCGTGGACGGCACCGTGGTCTTTATCGGCCAGGAAGGCATTGCCGTGGACATCGGCGCCAAGGTGGAGGGCGTCATTCCCCTCAACCAGCTCGGCGAAGAACCCGTGACCCTGGAGCAGGCGCAGGAAATGTACAAGCCCGGCGACGCGATTGAAGCGTATGTCGTGCGTGTGGACCTGCCCAACAGCCAGATCGTGCTCAGCAAGAAGCGTGCCGAGCAGGACAAGGGCTGGCGCGTGCTGGAGCGCATGCAGGAAGCCGACGAGGCTTTCGAAGTCGAGGTGCTGGAAAAGGTGCGCGGCGGCCTGGTCGCGCAGGTCGAGGGCATCCGTGCGTTCCTGCCCGCCTCGCAGGTGGACACCCGCCGCGTCAACGACCTTGACCCCTACGTGGGCAAGCCCCTGATGGTCAAGCTCATCGAGCTCAACCGCAAGCGCAACCGCGTGATCATCAGCCACCGCGCCATCATGGAAGCCGAGAAGGCCAAGGCCCGTGAAGCCACGGTCGGCCAGCTTGAACCCGGCGCGCAGTTCGAGGGCGAAGTGGTCGAGATCACCGACTTCGGCGTCTTCGTCAACCTCGGCGGCATCGACGGTCTGGTGCACCGCAGCGAGCTGACCTACGGCCGCTTCAACCACCCCCGCGACGTGGTCAAGGTGGGCGACAAGGTGCAGGTTCAGGTCATTGACGTGGACGAGGGCCGCGAGCGCATCAACCTGAGCATGAAGGCCCTGACCCAGGACCCCTGGGAAGGTGCCACCGAGCGCTACAGCATCGGCCAGCGCGTGAAGGGCAAGGTCACCAACCTGACCAACTTCGGCGCCTTCATCGAACTGGAATCCGGCCTCGAAGGCCTGGTTCACGTCAGCGAGATGAGCTGGACCAAGCGCGTGCGTCACCCCAACGAAGTGATGAAGGAAGGCGACGAGGTCGAAGCCGTTATCCTGCGCATCGACCCCAAGGACCGGCGCATCAGCCTCGGGATTCGTCAGACCACCGACGATCCCTGGAGCGCCCTGCCTGACCGTTACCCCCCCGGCACCCCGGTCAAGGGCAAGATCACCGGCATGACCGACTTCGGCGTGTTCATGGAAATCGAAGAAGGCATCGAGGGCCTGATCCACATCAGCGAACTCGACCTCAACCGCGTGAACAACCCCGCCGACCTGTTCAAGAAGGGCGACGAGATCGAAGCCGTCATCCTGAACATCGACCCCGTGGAGCAGCGTGCCAGCCTGAGCCGTCGCCGCTTCCTGGGCGGTGGCCCCGTGCCCCAGCGCGGTGAAGGCGGCGGCCAGCGCGACTACGTCAGCCAGGGTGGCGGCAGCCGCCGTGACTCCACCTTCGGCGGTGGCGCCCAGCGCGGCGGTGGCCGTGGCGGACGCGGTGGCGCCGACTACGCCTACAACGCCAAGGACGCCCAGCAGGGTGGCAAGATCAGCACCAAGCTCGGCGACGTCTACGCGGACCTGTTCGCGCAGTTCGGCCTCGGCAGCGACAAGAAGGAAGAAGGCAAGAGCGAGGAGTAA